Part of the Leptodactylus fuscus isolate aLepFus1 chromosome 6, aLepFus1.hap2, whole genome shotgun sequence genome, AACTGACCCCATTTTACAGACTACACTGCTCACAGAATTGTCGAGGGGGTATAAAGAACACTTTGACCCAATAGATGGTTTCCAAAAAGAAATGTCAGGATCCCagtttaactgttattaatgtaagATTACTGTGCCAACCTGTCAAGAATCTGCAATGCTCAAAGTTCTCCTAGGCTTATTTTAACCCTCTTCTTCCTCAGCCAGGTGCTTGCTATTTGAGAAGCTAGTGTGGCTTCCATATCCTGATAGTTTCTGTTGGACTGCTCTATATAGTCCTAATTTACACTCCTGGTTCTGATCTGCCTTGTAAGGTATTTTGGATTCCGATTTGACTTCAGTTTCTGGAGTGTTTATTTCTTGTACCAGTTTTTCTAGTGATAACTTGGGATCCTAAAACTggcacaagtccatctggcttcaCAGTTGGTGAAGGCATTTGGGTGTGTGGAATCTATCTCTCAGTGCTGTATttagattttaaaggggctctatcagcaaaatcatgctgatagagccccacatatgcgtgaatattcaggcaccgtaaatgttatattaaactaccccctcgttttaaaataataacctaaaaaagaatgtgctctacttacggatcgtgcaccctgggcgggcattcagggtgtgtcttcatcttcttccacgcctcttcttcctccgatgtcctccgatcccgtcctcctccggcgctcgcggacactgatataaaaaacggcctgggtgcatgcgcagtagcacgcggcttctactacagctactgcgcatgcgccgaggctatcactgtccgttcgcgagcgctggaggaagacgggaccggaggacatcggaggaagaagaggcgtggaagaagatgaagacacaccctgaatgcccgcccagcgtgcacgttcggtaagtagagcacattcttttttaggttattattttaaaacggggaggtagattaatataacttttacggtgcctgaatagcctttttaaaggctatgcacgcatatgtggggctctagcagcatgattttgctgatagagcccctttaagaactacttccactgctctctgttgtcagccagttcctgaaattttagatattttctccatagactttatCATTACAAGAAAAGTGTAGTGGATAATGCAAAATGATAACCGAAATTTACCCAGATATGCTATTTCAGTGTCCGATGCTGTGTTATGCCCAAGGTCAGCTCTCCAGTTATTATGCTCTGTCTTCTGATTTTAGAAACTCCCTACATATGGCCCTAATCTTTTGCTTGCAAATATGACAGGACACAGAAGTGAAATAAAACCATGCACCAAAAAGTGCTCTTTCCCTTCTGCACCTGGCTGTGGAATCCCTTAGAAAGTGACAGATTTTAGGTCGATACAATTATGGCAGTACCTAATTTATGTAGTGTTTATGTGTTAAtaattttgtaaaataaaaatccactgggggaaaaaaaaacctaattgcTGTCGCATCGCtatcttctgagaggtgtaacatttttaattttctattgATGGAGGGGGTTTAGGACCATATTGGGCTACATTTGactttttggtcactttttattccatattttgtaaggaaagatatatttttttctttttacaatgtTCACAGTGTGGCTTAACTAACGGTTTAGTTTTATTGTGCAGTTTGTTATGGATGCAACTACACCAAATATGTGGCCCTTTAAACTATGTTTTGTGTTTTACATCATATATGGGAAAAGGAGCATTTTCTTTTATGtacttatttattttctttaatagTTGTGTACAATGGTTTTAAGGCTGTGTATATGCACATACCTAACTACTGAATCTTACCAAAGGTAGGGTCAAGATATAAGAAAATGATTGCAGATGTGGTTCCACGGAACAGGCCCCAGTCTGCTCCTCATTCCCCAAAGATGATGTAGGTCTCAGCTGTTTCTTACAGCGGAAACCTGCTTCCGATGTCTTTGTACATCATGGTTTGTTAATGTACAACTTTCCATGATGTACTATTACATCATgatgcgggaaggggttaatgtatgaAACTTAAGTGTTGCCAGACATGCCGCTAACCATCTCAGCAAATGTAGGTTACTGACCAACAggatttaaaggaaacctgtcaggtggttttactaccttaaatgggttatccagcttccaaaaattatctacaaatacatccacagcagtgtcaAATACTGTTCCCTTGcgcagccttttcttggctttattttacttgctgctctttGTATCGTTATTTACAcccagtgaatctgtgaacaaactaaaATTACCATGATTCATCACTCTCTGTGCACCTCCCTTCaccactctcccctgcaatgaaatcacaggtaataaatcactcccatatcTGAGGTCACATACTTCGTGATGTCAAGCTCCTCCCTGTGAGTAGCAAACAGACAGATTGAGAGCAGGCACATGAATCATGGGAACTGTAGTTTCTTCTCAGATTcactgtatgtaaaaaaaaactctgcagaggaaaactctgcagactttctgtgaaaaacgtacaaaaaaaaaaaaatgcgtttcCAACACTGTCTTTTCCACATCGTTATTTTGCAGCAATTCCCTGCATGAGGTCTTAGCGTAAAGTGGTCATCGTTTGTGCAGCATACGGTGCCCCTCACTAAACTTTCTATTCCTGAGAAGTCAAGTTATaagcatttaaagggaatctgtcaggaagATTTAgggcactaaaccacccacaggtctttGTAGTCgggggtttagtttccaaaatcaCCTTGTTACAAAGCCAACATTgcccacaataaaaataaaaaagatttaggctgaggccccacattgcagaaacgcagctttatttgttgcagtctctgctgcagttttttgagccaaagccaaaagtggctacagaaggaatgggaaatatataggaagctcttatacttctgtctGCTAAACcagactttgtctcaaaaaagcgctgcaatacctgcaacaaaaaaagctgcgtttccacaacgtggtgcctcagccttaggctgctttcacacagagttacgctccgctaattcagacacgtaaacacgtgtcaaagtgaccactagagatgagcgaacactgttcggatcagccgatacgaacagcacgctcccatagatatgaatggaagcacctgtgacactgactttgccggcggccggcgtcacaggtgcttccattcatttctatgggagtgtgctgcttggatcggctgatccaaacagtgttcgctcatctctagtgaccactataaaacagaatcccatagacttcaatgtgtgcctgccttacatgcgctacacattgaaatcaacgggaggcttttaaacccattgatttcaatgtgtagcgcgtgtaagaccggcacacactgAAGTCTATGAGATTCTGTTCCACAgcagtcactttgacacgtgtttatgtatcTAAATGAGCGGAGtataactctgtgtgaaagcagccttatacTCACGCTGCCACTGTACTATGCTGACACAGTTCTTCACTGTAGCCAGAGGAGAATGCCTCAGTTTCAGTGTGCATGCACTATACCTCTGGCACTTGTGCAGTGAAGCCAGGTTGTACATCCTCAgcttcagggtccattcacagagagGAAAATGACTCCTTTATTTGGTGCAGAATTttcagcagtgaaaaaaaaaaagcttcccattgatttcaatgggttctgctagctttttttccacattgaagtcaatgggagtcttttttcagcgccaaataaagtgtcattttcctccatgtgaatgggccctcacTGAAAAACTGTGCTGGGAGCACCATAGATGAATCCATTGATACTCATCTCTACGCAAGTAAAAGACTAAAGCCCTatgtagcgagccgcagcaaaaaaaaaaaaaaaaaaacacactgcggaaaagaccatgACAAAAATGTAGAAAtgctttttttcccacagcatttattgcagtaagtccgcagagttttcctttgcggactttctgcccctcttCTACCAATACggaaaatggcagcatttccgcaggtatactGCCATGatgagatttacaaaaatgcaagcatttttgaaatcgcagcatttccaatgTAGATTTGTTTCTGcattgtggatgggattacccagaatcccatccactttgcaagtactgtaaaatgcagcattttttgccatggctaaaacactgctttttaacaaTGTTGGGCCCCTGCTTAAAAGTTTATTGTTTTTACAATGCGGACATGgatggatttaaaggggctctatcagcaaaatcatgcttcaggcaccgtaaatcttatattaacccccggtcccgtttttaaataaatggataaaaacatatatgcaaaacttacttgaacgtgcaccctgggcgggggtgcacggtgcgacgtcatcttcgggcacgcctgcctcttctgtcttcttggagtaacgccctcttctccgtgtcttctttcggcttcttctcgtgaaatcccgcgtctgcgtagtagcgcttccctccgaatcgctactgcgcaggctcacttgccatttcacttaatggcagttcgcgattgtactgcgcatgcgcagtactgtcGCGTACGTCTACGGGgactgagcctgcgcagtagcgattcggagggaagcgctactacacaggcgcgggatttcacgagaagaagctggaagaagacacggagcaagagggcgttactccaagaagacagaagaggcaggcgtgcccgaagatgacgtcgcatcgtttatcccgcccagggtgcacgttcaggtaagttttgcacgtatgtttttatccttttatttaaaaacgggaccggaggttaatataagatttacggtgcctaaatagcctttttaaaggctattcacgcgtaTGTGGggttctattagcatgattttgctgatagagcccctttaaaacagaaTGATTCAGCACACTTAATCCCTGGTCTATATGGACTTGTGGgtggtttattgtcccaaatGAACCTAACAGGTTCGCTTTTAAACCTTCTGCAAATACAATTAACTAATCATGGAGTGGAGGCGGGGTTGAGAGAAGTTTCATTTAGGCATGCAGTCATTGCATTGAAGAACACCCTGTGCAGCCAGCAGCTAGGTCAATCACGCCTCACGGGGAGTGATTTAGTGCAATGACTGCATGACTAAATGAAGCTGCTCCACACGCctagttaaggtaaatttgcataAAGTTCTGTAAATTAAGCTTATAATGTGACTTTTCAGAAACAGAGAACTTATTGAGGGAAACCAAGGTCACTACTTGATGATGTGGGAccagtttagggtggaaaaaaaaaacacatgacaagttccctttatgaCCAAGactacacattgcaaaaatgcaatgtttttggctgctgcagaaaagccgctgaaaaaaagctttgttttacagtaacagtaaagtgaatgagattctgcttAATCTGACTACAGTGGTCATGGCACCTGTGAATACCTGTCAACAAACAGTGCTACGGTATTCAAAAGGCAAGTAGTTATCCATTGTTTTTTCAACAAACCCCctaccagcaaatctagggaacAACTGCTGAAGTACTCAGAACAGATGCTGGAGCATGAGGAGTGAGCATTGCAGCTCGTGCTGACACAGGTAACCAGCTGATTGGTAAGGGCATTAGCAATGAGAACCCTACCTATATAAAACTGATGTTATATCCTACGGATATTacatcaattttaaaaaaaattggctaATTAATTTTGCATATTGAACATTTAAACACTAATGAATGAATGCAACCTCTTAAAAAACGCTGACAATGCTTTTTCAGGCATCCCTGGTCTGAGAAGTTTATATTCACGAGGTATAATATCATTATTCTACTGATATCACAGAGCAAAAAGCAcaacatatacatcaaaaagcatCTTAGTGCATCACAGTGTTTTCATGCTATTTCACTGTAGAGCAAATGCAGACAAAACATATAAAATAACATAATTTCTTACAATACAAAGCTTTTATACTCCATGTCAATCCTGCACTTCACATCCCACCAATCTATGTTGAAGGCAAGTGCCCCATTGCAAAATCTCACATACATAGATGACATGACAGTACACTTCCTCTTCACGGTGTACAGACATAATGTCAGCTCTGGTTGTAACAGTCTCTGTGCACTCTTTACTTGCCTTCCCATCTCCGTTATCTGCCATCATCCTGGCACTATTTGTTGTGCTGTCACTGGAGAAATTTTTGCTGTGAGATGAGTAAATAAAAGACGTAACTCCTCCCCTGCAATCCATGGGGACAGGGCTGTCATTACCagagcaaaggattatgggttgAATGAGCATAATATAGATAACACTGCTGTTCATGGATACCTGAGACAATATATTCTGCTGCCTTTTCAGTATAGGCAGAAGATTAAATAGATGCAAAatgccaggagagataagtaatgtatgtgcagTTGCTCGTGTCCGTATACTATTTTCATGTGCATGCCAAGAGGCAAGACATAACAAACACTACATCAAAGTCACAAAATTTGGTGCCTAAATACTGTATAGGCTGGTTTTGCCACAGAATCCATTTAGCACACAGGAGATTGTATAAAAGCTGTTTTGCAAGATTCCACTTCTTAGCAGCAGTTAGAGGAAGTATTGTACGCCTGTAGGCTGGGCCAGGACAATGTGAAAATGCACTGATCCAATCATCAGAAAGGACACTTACACAGCTAACACACAAAACCAAAACCttcccacccccattgctgctgcGCAGAAGGGAAATGCACTGTCAGTGAGTTATAGTAGTACATTAGCATGCAGGGCTAATgcttcctattcctgtctgcagaaCAATGACTGCTGCTGGATTGATGTTGAGAGCTTCAGTGCTGTTTGCTGTCTGTGAGGGAAAGTGGGAGTGTTCAATCATATGGTCATATGTCGCTGCCTGTGTCTCACAGTCTAGGGGTGTGaacagactgctgctgctgctaaacCCGGAATTAGAAAAGGTGCATTAACCCCGCTGGTCTCCTACTGGTTAGGGATTAGTAATACTTTTGCGCAGATTTAACTGGACTACTGGATCTTCTTCACTGAACTTTTCAGAGCCAACAAGAAAAAAGGTACTGGATAAATTCCAACATGTAGACATTTAGCATTCTTCATCAAATGACCATGTCTTCCATGCTGCATTCATCTATAATGCCTCGTAATCGCAAAGAACACATTGAGCTTGGCATCCCCCGCAGCTTGAGCTATATTAATAACCTTTACCAACATGCACAACTGGCAGAAGGATTTGGCGGGTTATCCAAAGACCTGCACAGATCAGGACGACCCAATGGGACAGAGAATAAGGTGAGCAACAGCTGCGATCCAGAATTGCGGCCTATTATGCGTCGCAGAACAAAATCTCTGCCTAGTTCTCCAGAAAGAAAGATTGCTGCTAAATGTCGGCCTCAATGCCACAAAGTCAGGTTTGCAGATTCACTTGGTTTGGAGTTGGCTGAAGTGAAGGTATTCAACACTGGTGACAACCCATCTATTCCTCTCCATGTTCTCTCACGGTTGTCTATCAACTCAGACTTGTGCTGTAGCCAAGATTTGGAAGTTTCCATTGAATATTTGGAGCCAGATTTCAAGCAGCCTGGGGAGTCTGAAGATTTCTTGATGCATCTGCATCACTATTGTGTCTGCTTAGAGCAAGTTACTAGTTCGGAGGAGCTAGGGATTTCCGGAACCATTCGAGTGCTAAATCTGTCCTTTGAGAAAATGGTTTCCGTGAGGTATACTTTCACTGATTGGAAAACGCATTATGATGTGACAGCGGTTTGGCAGAATACTGACAGCATGGTTGTTCCTAACACAGATGTATTTGCCTTTATTATTCCACTACCACCTTATCTTCAGCAAATCTGCTCTGTGGTACAATTTGCCATAAAATACCAGGTCGGTGGCAAAGAATATTGGGATAACAACTGTGGGAAAAACTATACATTTACATCAAAGAGCCACAGGCTTAAAATCCCGAAAGACTGTGAGCAAAGCTGGATCCATTTTATTTAATGGAGTAATTTTTCTGCAGTTCAGCCTTTTACTGGAGAAAATAACCTAGATACAATAGATTTCTGGTGTATTCAGGTTTGAACAATCCTGTGGTCACACATGACTGAGAATCTAGAACTAATAGTCAGGTGGATGTTGCTGCTGGATAGGACAGAGTGTTGTATGGGTTATGTGTGATTTGCACATCACGTAAACTATTGTGTTGGAAATACTTGATGAATGGTGTTGTTTGATTGTCGTTATATAAGGGCATGAAAGCTAAAAGGTGTTTATTAATAATCAATGTGTAATACATATAGAAAACTTGCACTGACTGCTACTGCTagataaagggagcattatatatgCATGGGTGCATGACAGTACATGGATGCCAAGAAAGGGGGCAGTCAAATCTCTCTTAAGTAGACACAATGAAGAGCCACTGCTGGACCCCATCTGGCTatgtgaggccggggccccacgttggcaaaaaacgctgcattttacagaacctgcaaagtgaatgggattctggctaatcccatccacatatatcAGGGAAAAatttgcagtggaaaagctgtgatttaaaaaatgcttcagtgtcaattatacctacggaaccgCTGGCGTTTTACATATAGGTATAGTAGGGGAAggcaatctgcagcagaaaacaaTGCTaaagtgcaaagaaaaaaaacgaACACAAACTGGTTGTCTcgttttttagggtttttttttttttgcttcacttcgatacgtggggccttagccttaccaaGAAATATACAAATGTGTGGCCAACTGTAACTTTTCCAGGCAACATTAGGTTATTGTTGGTTGGTTCAGGGGAACTGTTTTCAGAAAAGGGATTCACTTGCTGAGTCACATACTTTATTTGAGCCTAAACGGGAAAGGGAAAGCCTCTTAAAATCAAACAGTTAAAAAATCTTATTTATCGGTTACGGTTTAATGTGAAGATATGCCcatataaattagaatatcatgaaAAGGAGCGCAGAGTCATTAAGAGAGATTTGTACCTCATTTTTACAATTAAATAATTTGCAGTTCTTGCAATTGTGACAATTTATATGTATATggcaaaggccccacgtagcgagtcacagcaaaaaagcaaagttttggaaatcacagcatgtctgctaagcgtaattttctgcaatgtgtggatgggatacatgtggggccctggcctatgaTAGAGATTACATGGTTAAGGTTTAAGAAAATTCTCAGGATAAGTAATCATAAAAATAAGTTCACGAAAAACAATTAGAAATATCAGATCATACAACAAACCATTCATAGAATTGCAAAAGTTCTTACGCGGGATCTAGTTACATCATATAGCAGTATACAACTTTCTCCAACTATGCactcaagtagagatgagcgaacactgttcggatcagccattccgaacagcacgctcccatagaaatgaatggaagcacctggcacgtaaactttgccggcggccggtcgccatgccagctacttccattcatttctatgggagtgtgctgttcggaacggctgatccgaacagcgttcgcccatctctacactCAAGaagtcataataaaaaaaaacgaaGTAGGACTCCATATATTTTTCAGCTGTATTGTATACTATAGAATATTTACTTGTCTTCTCAGAATGGTTTTGAAATACAAGTCACTAGTCTCAGTCAACTGCTGTGGCATAGCCTGGTTATGTGACACAGGGCTTACTACAGTGGTAAGAGAAACCTACGCTAACCGTTAAAACCTGTCATGGATACTATTAGTTTCTGCAGTAACAAATTGGTGCTGCAGCTGTCAACATCCATCTCTGAGTCATGGCATAAAATATAATGGTTAAATTAGTGGGGCTCAAACCATTCAGACCCTATTAAGTGATAAAATGGGGAAACCTTTTCCGTCACCACCAGCTTGTTCCTTGGTAGGGAGTTGTATGGACTCCATACAAgactataggctctccatataacTCTACTGTACAGGTTCATTCATAAAATTCTATAGTGGGCTAATAGCCATTGACACAGTATTTTCTCATGCCAAAGATCACTGCACCGGTTGTACATCTAGTCATCTATAGTAGATGGTAAAATCACCAAAGTATCATTTCTAGTCTATGCACGAATGTAGCTTTTTCCAGTGCAGTATAAAAGTCTAAAGGGGTTATCAAGAAATATGATATTTAGCTCCACTTCCttttctcaggccagtgacatcacatccaatggtcacatgaccatgctgcagcacatatcttTCATTTGGATGTGTGTCCTAACATATTACACAGTAGCAGCAAAGTAGATTCATTCacacttgcagaaaaaaaattaccaatTCATCTGGGGTGTGGCTTTATAATCCTCAGCAATTCTTTCTATGGATTTTCACCCTTTTTTCCCACTCAGGTACAAAGCACACCAGTCACAATTCAGGCATAACTTGAGATGCAGTAAATTTGTTGGGACAAGGCTACTCCACCCTGGTTTTGTCTACTTTGGCAAAAAGTGTCAAGTGGTTCATAGGTTCATAGAACCAACAATGTGGTGCTTCTTTGTAGCAAAATAAGTGGCGTGCGCTAACAAAACACCACATCTATACTaattctggcatagatgggttagtAGAGTCTCCCCCACATGTCCTCTATGTATCATTATGTACAGGACCTGCTTAGAATAGAAAATTCTGTATTTATCTGAGTAGCACGATTACATGATTGTTCACTGATAAGTTGTTAACATCTACCATATATTGATAACACAATTGCTTTTTTGTAGATATTGCAGCTTATTGTGACTACAGCTACACtacatttatatttatatgtactgTACAGAATAATATTTCTATGCATGCTACATGTATAGACAGGTATCTGGAGAAACACCAGGGTTAAAACTTGTAGGGACACTTGTCAGATAACTGACAGATCAAAAGGTCACTGTAAAATATTCTCCTCCAAGCTTCAGCAGCTGAAACACATGTACTGATTTAAGAAGGGGCAGCTGCTGTGTGTAAACTACACAGTGCAAGGGCTGCTCACCAAACTCCACATATTACACCCACTGAATATCCTAGCCTTTATACGGATCAGAGAGAACAcacaaaaaatatgagaattaaagggagtccatcagcAGAAAAACCACTATCAAACTAATTGCAGTCGCTTGTAAATGGGCTTCTACACTTTATATATAAATTAGCTGAAACGGCCTTC contains:
- the PPP1R3D gene encoding protein phosphatase 1 regulatory subunit 3D, which translates into the protein MTMSSMLHSSIMPRNRKEHIELGIPRSLSYINNLYQHAQLAEGFGGLSKDLHRSGRPNGTENKVSNSCDPELRPIMRRRTKSLPSSPERKIAAKCRPQCHKVRFADSLGLELAEVKVFNTGDNPSIPLHVLSRLSINSDLCCSQDLEVSIEYLEPDFKQPGESEDFLMHLHHYCVCLEQVTSSEELGISGTIRVLNLSFEKMVSVRYTFTDWKTHYDVTAVWQNTDSMVVPNTDVFAFIIPLPPYLQQICSVVQFAIKYQVGGKEYWDNNCGKNYTFTSKSHRLKIPKDCEQSWIHFI